In Streptomyces capitiformicae, one genomic interval encodes:
- a CDS encoding non-ribosomal peptide synthetase, with amino-acid sequence MTSSADDSTVEDRLLSRIRAARTTRTAPAGGLLRQAPLSFAQRSLWLQEQLGAGGVDYVIPAAYRLTGPLDADRLCVALSALVERHHILRTRFGTGPDGEPVQVIASAETFDTAVLDLSDVASATEREARAVAAAEAEAARPFDLTSGRPLRALFVRLGSEDGLLVLCLHHIVADGWTMGVLIRDLCALYEAEGGPLPPPTLQYADFAVRQHATLTGDRAQRELTYWRSRLEGVQALELPIDHPLPPMRTGEGGQVRFTVPGDVARTLRTCAAAHGASLFMVTLAAFKLLLAKWSGQRDIVVGSAVAGRTSSDLEDLAGNFVNMLVLRTKMDDGLTLGGLVNQVKSVTLEAYDHQELPFERLVAELAPERGPAGANPVFQVTYSLQTIGESERWSIPGVTVRAVDIGAPRAKFDLECQLVERDDGSLHGDIVFATELYEPATVRRMARHFLGVLRAMTQNPGLSVDLVDLLDDAERQELIHGFNDTAVGCPHDMTVHQLIEEQAARTPHTVAIVEDGDRLTYQELNAQANQLSRLLAARGVTPGNLVAVCASRSIDTVVTLLAIWKAGAAYVPVDPDYPDDRLTFMLSDAGAVLLTTQEQHRERMARISAVPQLVVDLERQAVAAQDGGDTEPLSRPGDLAYVLYTSGSTGRPKGVQVTHGSLANYLLWCADAYDLAQGTGSLVHSSLSFDLTVTSLFGPLLAGGRIRLLDDGSGVEELAAAVRRGRDLTLVKLTPTHLELLNRLLAPEELVGRVRTLVVGGEALRADTLRAFRAAGTRIINEYGPTETVVGSIAYEVGPDLPDQGSVPIGRPVANTQAYVLDPQGRPVVRGAVGELHLAGAGVARGYAGRPDVTADRFLPCPYGQPGTRMYRTGDLVRLAHDGRLMYQGRIDDQVKLHGYRIELGEIETVLAGHEEVESCAVALRADGTGEPRLLAAYVPVAGRSPAQDSMRAWCRRHLPRHMIPTWFTLVTSLPLSPNGKIDRSSLPASASASVSPGGDHVPPRTPTECAIAATWCEVLGVERVGLEDNFFDLGGHSLQAVRIMNRLRQQGMELRVRDIMRQQTVRLIAAVLDPGSMPPGR; translated from the coding sequence ATGACCTCCTCCGCGGACGACAGCACCGTCGAAGACCGTCTGCTCTCCCGGATACGGGCCGCGCGGACGACCAGGACCGCCCCGGCGGGGGGCCTGTTGCGGCAGGCCCCGCTGTCCTTCGCCCAGCGCTCACTCTGGCTTCAGGAGCAGCTCGGCGCCGGGGGCGTGGACTATGTGATCCCCGCCGCGTACCGGCTCACCGGACCGCTCGACGCCGATCGGCTGTGCGTGGCGCTCAGTGCCCTCGTCGAGCGCCATCACATACTGCGGACGCGCTTCGGCACCGGACCCGACGGCGAACCCGTCCAAGTCATCGCCAGCGCCGAGACGTTCGACACCGCCGTCCTCGACCTCAGCGACGTGGCCAGCGCCACGGAACGTGAGGCCAGAGCCGTCGCTGCGGCGGAGGCGGAGGCCGCGCGACCCTTCGACCTGACATCGGGACGCCCTTTGCGGGCGCTCTTCGTCCGGCTCGGTTCCGAGGACGGCCTGCTGGTTCTCTGTCTGCATCACATCGTCGCCGACGGCTGGACGATGGGCGTCCTGATCCGAGATCTGTGCGCGCTCTACGAAGCGGAGGGCGGGCCGTTGCCGCCGCCGACCCTGCAGTACGCAGACTTCGCCGTGCGCCAGCACGCCACGCTGACCGGGGACCGTGCTCAACGGGAGCTGACCTACTGGCGCTCTCGGCTGGAAGGAGTACAGGCCCTCGAACTCCCCATTGACCACCCACTGCCGCCGATGCGCACCGGTGAGGGAGGTCAGGTCCGATTCACCGTGCCGGGGGACGTGGCCCGTACGCTGCGCACCTGCGCCGCTGCCCACGGTGCCTCGCTGTTCATGGTCACGCTGGCTGCCTTCAAGCTGTTGTTGGCCAAGTGGAGCGGACAACGCGACATCGTGGTCGGCTCGGCGGTGGCCGGACGCACCAGCTCGGATCTGGAGGACCTGGCCGGGAACTTCGTCAACATGCTGGTTCTTCGTACCAAGATGGACGATGGCCTCACACTCGGAGGCCTGGTGAACCAGGTGAAGAGCGTGACGCTCGAAGCCTACGACCATCAGGAGCTGCCGTTCGAGCGGCTGGTGGCGGAGCTCGCGCCCGAACGGGGCCCAGCCGGCGCCAACCCTGTCTTTCAGGTCACCTATTCCCTGCAGACCATTGGGGAGAGCGAACGGTGGTCGATCCCCGGAGTGACGGTGCGGGCCGTCGACATAGGGGCACCCCGCGCCAAGTTTGACCTTGAATGCCAGCTCGTCGAGAGGGACGACGGCTCACTCCACGGCGACATCGTCTTCGCGACGGAGCTGTACGAGCCGGCCACTGTGCGACGGATGGCCCGCCACTTCCTCGGCGTGCTGCGCGCCATGACACAAAATCCCGGCTTGAGCGTCGACTTGGTCGATCTCCTCGACGATGCTGAGCGACAGGAGCTGATCCATGGCTTCAACGACACCGCCGTGGGCTGCCCGCACGACATGACAGTGCATCAGCTAATCGAAGAACAGGCCGCGCGTACGCCCCACACGGTCGCCATCGTGGAGGACGGCGACCGTCTGACCTATCAGGAGCTCAACGCCCAGGCCAACCAGCTGAGTCGGCTCCTAGCCGCCCGGGGTGTGACGCCGGGGAATCTGGTCGCGGTCTGCGCGAGCCGCAGCATCGACACGGTTGTCACCCTCCTGGCCATCTGGAAGGCCGGTGCGGCCTATGTGCCGGTCGACCCCGACTATCCCGACGACCGGCTGACGTTCATGCTGTCCGATGCTGGCGCCGTCCTGCTGACCACTCAGGAGCAGCACCGAGAACGGATGGCGCGGATCAGTGCCGTCCCGCAGCTCGTCGTCGACCTGGAACGGCAGGCTGTCGCGGCGCAGGACGGCGGCGATACCGAGCCGCTGTCCCGGCCCGGCGACTTGGCATACGTCCTCTACACCTCCGGCTCCACCGGCAGGCCCAAGGGCGTGCAGGTCACCCACGGCTCGCTCGCCAACTATCTGCTGTGGTGCGCCGACGCCTACGACCTCGCGCAGGGCACCGGCTCGCTCGTGCACTCCTCCCTCAGCTTCGACCTCACCGTGACATCGTTGTTCGGCCCTCTGCTGGCCGGGGGGCGGATCCGGCTACTCGACGACGGCAGCGGGGTCGAGGAACTCGCTGCCGCGGTGCGCCGTGGCCGGGACCTGACCCTGGTGAAGCTCACTCCCACGCACCTCGAACTGCTGAACCGCCTCCTCGCCCCCGAGGAGCTCGTCGGCCGCGTCCGCACGCTGGTGGTCGGTGGCGAGGCGCTCCGCGCTGACACCCTTCGGGCGTTCCGAGCGGCCGGCACGCGGATCATCAACGAGTACGGGCCCACCGAGACCGTGGTGGGCAGCATCGCGTACGAGGTGGGTCCGGACCTCCCCGACCAGGGCAGCGTCCCGATTGGCCGCCCGGTGGCCAACACCCAGGCATATGTGCTCGACCCACAGGGTCGCCCCGTCGTCCGCGGGGCGGTCGGCGAACTCCACCTGGCTGGCGCAGGTGTGGCCAGGGGTTACGCGGGTCGGCCCGATGTGACGGCCGACCGCTTCCTGCCCTGCCCGTACGGGCAGCCCGGCACCCGCATGTACCGAACCGGTGATCTTGTCCGACTGGCCCATGATGGTCGGCTGATGTATCAGGGGCGCATCGACGACCAGGTTAAGCTGCACGGCTATCGGATCGAGCTTGGGGAGATCGAGACGGTGCTGGCGGGACACGAGGAGGTTGAGAGCTGCGCGGTCGCGCTCCGCGCGGACGGCACAGGAGAACCCCGTCTGCTTGCCGCCTACGTCCCGGTTGCCGGTCGCTCACCCGCACAGGACTCGATGCGTGCGTGGTGCCGACGCCACCTGCCGCGGCACATGATCCCCACGTGGTTCACCCTAGTGACCTCCCTTCCCCTGTCCCCGAACGGCAAGATCGACCGGTCTTCGCTTCCCGCCTCCGCATCCGCGTCCGTGTCCCCCGGAGGGGACCATGTGCCTCCGCGGACCCCCACCGAATGCGCCATCGCCGCCACCTGGTGTGAGGTGCTCGGTGTCGAACGAGTCGGTCTGGAGGACAACTTCTTCGATCTCGGCGGTCACTCGTTGCAGGCCGTACGCATCATGAACCGGCTCCGGCAGCAGGGCATGGAACTGAGAGTGCGGGACATCATGCGGCAACAGACCGTTCGGCTGATCGCGGCAGTGCTCGATCCCGGCTCAATGCCGCCGGGGAGATGA
- a CDS encoding thioesterase II family protein, with translation MTDPAELFVVPLARPHASRRLVCLPHAGSGASYYRRWGRLLDDSIELWVVQYPGRENRFDEPMITSMDVLAAEVADGVAHSEMPGRSTALFGHSMGAAAAYEAARILEGRGADLAHVFVSGCPAPGTAPAESARLMSDAEIIAEGERHGGVAKEVFDDPDLRALLLPVLRNDYFLVDSYRSPDRPLLRADVSALVADRDSWVSVDSVRGWRKHTRGTFDLTVLEGDHFFLRPREDEVIEVLHRGLGAAVPSSPRRH, from the coding sequence GTGACTGATCCCGCAGAGCTGTTCGTGGTCCCACTTGCGCGCCCGCATGCGTCCCGACGCCTTGTCTGCCTGCCGCACGCCGGCAGCGGGGCTAGCTACTACCGGCGCTGGGGTCGCCTCCTAGACGACTCCATCGAACTGTGGGTCGTGCAGTACCCCGGCCGGGAGAACCGCTTCGACGAACCCATGATCACCAGCATGGATGTCCTGGCCGCCGAAGTCGCCGACGGTGTCGCGCACTCGGAGATGCCGGGGCGCAGCACGGCGTTGTTCGGCCACAGCATGGGCGCGGCCGCTGCCTACGAAGCTGCACGCATCCTGGAGGGCCGGGGAGCGGACCTGGCGCACGTCTTTGTCTCCGGGTGCCCGGCGCCCGGCACCGCACCGGCCGAGTCGGCCCGGCTGATGAGTGACGCAGAGATCATCGCCGAGGGGGAGCGGCACGGCGGGGTGGCGAAGGAGGTCTTCGACGACCCCGATCTGCGCGCCCTGCTCCTTCCGGTGCTGCGCAACGACTACTTCCTCGTCGACTCCTACCGTTCCCCCGACAGGCCGCTGCTGCGTGCGGACGTGTCGGCGCTGGTGGCCGACCGCGACTCCTGGGTATCGGTGGATTCGGTGCGCGGCTGGCGTAAGCACACCCGGGGAACGTTCGACCTGACGGTGTTGGAGGGCGATCACTTCTTTCTTAGGCCGCGTGAGGACGAGGTGATCGAAGTGCTGCACCGGGGCCTCGGCGCGGCCGTCCCCTCATCTCCCCGGCGGCATTGA
- a CDS encoding non-ribosomal peptide synthetase, whose translation MDGLAQRTVTGRTARTYPLSPAQSRLWLLSMLNEGSPEFNVTLAWRIQGPLDTLLLHRALAAVIARHDPLRTQFPTTGFGTVQTVEPEVTVPWCTDDLRDLSSDAREEALREAIREAALIPFDLGTAPLLRCRVFRLADDDLAVVLTLHHLVTDGWSTGILVDEWSAAYRALAAGQTPRFKPLAECFGDDAARRRERIDRGALQESLAWWRERLAGVKPLELPTDLPRTRQRDWRGDTVDAVWRGQWFEALTAFARARRTTLFTVLMAAFKVVLSRYAGSRDISVGLPVAGRDRTETEDLIGLFFDTVVLRTDLSGAPTFAALLERVQEGLLDAYDHQDVPFEQVVEALAPERDAGRTPVFQVWCEMDNTDRQDLALPGVRVREIDVPTDTAKFDVSLSVRQGDGRLELSLGYRTDLFTRETAERWQRSLENLLTEAMAHPDTPVDQLSMLPDDEGRRVVELGRGPRTPPASDVLTRFEQRAAACPEAPAVVCGERTLSYGQLDALAERIAHVLHRSGANAESRIAVCLERGPELVAAFLGTWKAGAAYVPLEPAHPDERNRFVLKDTGARVVLTQRALADRFADCPAEVVCLDSPGWDDTVPAWPGPAARHPGAPGTLAYVIYTSGSTGRPKGVMVEHGPLANFVQSCVDRYALRPTGGAALFASVAADAVVPNVLTPLVLGQPLHVLPATLDLADLGSALAASGPYSFLKVTPSQLSLLTEQLTAEQAKALAGVMVVGAEAFPARTLRAWRALDQTSVVLNEYGPTEATVANSLYTTETSDTNTFDTGLLPIGVPIANTSMYVLDSRMNPVPPGAIGQIHIGGRCLARGYERRPALTADRFVPDPFSTEPGARLYATGDLGRVLADGNVHFLGRADDQLKIRGYRIEPGEVEAALAHHPDLTAVHVGAITAPRGDELVAWVALQPGTTARKGELRAWLARLLPDYMVPSHYVTVDAIPLTAHGKIDRRQLPDPKCTEDVPSRPPATAVERALAHIWQDLLGRKNIGIDDNFFSLGGNSLTGLRMIARIRTELLERIAMRDLFENPTIAGLALLCDRPADGAGDRAMLADRSLVTLKAGQESGRKLFCVHPSGGSVHWFRPIGAVLRPEDALLGFQLLELELAQASTPVSVASLASRYLDELRILQPVGPYHLLGYSWSGVVALEMATRLQEAGEAVASLALVEPTLPDPFTLATLRPIIQVHRRCARLIDDITRVMDGGGDPTALRAELEMVLAESELLPDAVSELTTAAPIRAAGLLYEAFHAHRPTAYAGSVDLIVTQECRAASTRRPSAASGVSFPTYLDSWRKIALGGLTVHDAGGHHKSVLSPEHVHTVADVFYGQSPTRSAQASAHPREAR comes from the coding sequence ATGGACGGATTGGCTCAGCGGACCGTGACCGGCCGGACCGCACGCACCTACCCCCTCTCGCCCGCTCAGTCGCGGCTGTGGCTGCTGTCTATGCTCAACGAGGGGTCACCGGAGTTCAACGTCACGCTCGCCTGGCGGATCCAGGGTCCGCTGGACACCCTGCTGCTGCACCGGGCGCTGGCGGCCGTGATCGCGCGGCACGACCCGCTGCGTACCCAGTTTCCCACCACCGGGTTCGGCACCGTACAGACGGTGGAACCCGAAGTCACTGTGCCCTGGTGTACGGACGACCTGCGCGATTTGTCATCCGACGCACGCGAGGAAGCCCTGCGGGAGGCGATCCGCGAGGCGGCACTGATCCCCTTCGACCTCGGCACGGCTCCGCTGCTGCGCTGCCGTGTGTTCCGGCTGGCCGACGACGACCTCGCCGTGGTCCTCACGCTGCATCACCTGGTCACCGACGGGTGGTCAACGGGCATCCTGGTGGACGAGTGGAGCGCGGCCTACCGCGCGCTGGCCGCGGGGCAGACCCCGCGCTTCAAGCCTCTGGCCGAGTGCTTCGGTGACGACGCCGCACGGCGGCGCGAGCGGATCGACAGAGGCGCCCTCCAGGAGTCCCTGGCCTGGTGGCGGGAGCGGCTCGCCGGGGTGAAGCCGCTGGAGCTGCCCACCGATCTGCCCCGCACCCGGCAGCGGGACTGGCGAGGCGACACCGTCGACGCGGTGTGGCGGGGGCAGTGGTTCGAAGCGCTGACGGCTTTCGCCCGCGCCCGCCGAACCACACTGTTCACAGTTCTCATGGCGGCGTTCAAGGTCGTCCTGTCCCGCTATGCCGGCAGCCGGGACATCTCCGTCGGGCTTCCGGTGGCTGGACGGGACCGTACAGAGACGGAGGACCTGATCGGCCTCTTCTTCGACACGGTCGTGCTGCGCACGGACCTGTCCGGAGCCCCAACGTTCGCTGCGCTGCTGGAGCGCGTCCAGGAAGGCTTGCTCGATGCCTACGACCACCAAGACGTGCCCTTCGAGCAGGTCGTCGAGGCGCTGGCGCCGGAGCGGGACGCGGGCCGCACGCCGGTGTTCCAGGTGTGGTGCGAGATGGACAACACCGACCGGCAGGACCTGGCGCTGCCCGGTGTGCGCGTCCGCGAGATCGACGTGCCCACGGACACCGCCAAGTTCGACGTGTCGCTGTCCGTGCGACAGGGGGACGGCCGGCTGGAGCTGTCGCTGGGGTACCGCACGGACCTGTTCACCCGGGAGACGGCCGAGCGATGGCAGCGGTCCCTGGAAAACCTCCTCACCGAGGCCATGGCCCATCCCGACACACCCGTCGACCAGTTGTCCATGCTCCCGGACGACGAGGGCCGCCGAGTGGTGGAACTGGGCCGCGGGCCGCGCACGCCGCCTGCCTCCGATGTGCTCACCCGCTTCGAGCAGAGGGCCGCCGCCTGTCCGGAGGCCCCCGCAGTGGTCTGCGGGGAGAGGACGCTGTCGTACGGACAGCTCGACGCACTGGCCGAACGGATCGCGCACGTGCTGCACCGCTCGGGCGCGAACGCCGAGAGTCGGATCGCGGTGTGCCTGGAACGCGGGCCCGAACTGGTCGCGGCCTTCCTTGGCACCTGGAAGGCCGGGGCGGCCTACGTTCCGTTGGAACCTGCCCATCCCGACGAGCGGAACCGATTCGTCCTGAAGGACACCGGGGCCCGAGTGGTGCTGACGCAACGCGCGCTCGCCGACCGGTTCGCGGACTGCCCGGCCGAGGTGGTGTGTCTGGACTCGCCGGGCTGGGACGACACCGTGCCCGCGTGGCCGGGACCGGCGGCGCGGCATCCGGGCGCCCCAGGCACGCTCGCGTACGTCATCTACACCTCGGGGTCGACCGGGCGCCCAAAGGGCGTCATGGTCGAGCACGGGCCACTCGCCAACTTCGTGCAGTCGTGTGTGGACCGCTACGCACTTCGGCCGACCGGCGGCGCAGCTCTCTTCGCCTCGGTTGCGGCCGACGCGGTCGTGCCGAACGTCCTCACTCCGCTGGTCCTCGGGCAGCCGCTGCACGTCTTGCCCGCGACACTCGACCTAGCTGACCTAGGGTCCGCACTGGCTGCCTCCGGCCCCTACTCCTTCCTCAAGGTGACGCCGTCTCAGCTGAGCTTGCTTACTGAGCAACTGACGGCGGAGCAGGCCAAGGCTCTGGCCGGCGTCATGGTGGTGGGCGCGGAGGCATTCCCTGCCCGCACACTGCGCGCCTGGCGGGCGCTGGACCAGACGTCGGTGGTGCTGAACGAGTACGGCCCGACCGAAGCGACCGTTGCCAACTCCCTCTACACCACTGAGACGTCGGACACCAACACCTTCGATACGGGCCTCCTGCCGATCGGCGTGCCGATCGCCAACACATCCATGTACGTCCTGGACAGTCGGATGAACCCCGTACCGCCTGGTGCAATCGGTCAGATCCACATCGGCGGCCGCTGTCTGGCCCGGGGCTACGAACGCAGACCAGCTCTCACCGCCGATCGGTTCGTGCCCGACCCCTTCTCCACCGAACCCGGCGCGCGGTTGTACGCCACGGGTGACCTCGGCCGGGTACTCGCCGACGGCAACGTCCACTTCCTGGGGCGGGCGGACGATCAGCTCAAGATCCGTGGCTACCGCATAGAACCCGGCGAGGTCGAGGCGGCACTTGCCCATCACCCTGACCTCACCGCGGTCCATGTGGGCGCCATCACCGCCCCGCGAGGCGACGAGTTGGTGGCATGGGTGGCTCTGCAGCCCGGTACCACCGCTCGCAAGGGAGAGCTGCGCGCTTGGCTCGCCCGTCTGCTGCCCGACTACATGGTGCCCTCGCACTACGTCACCGTCGACGCCATCCCTCTCACGGCGCACGGCAAGATCGACCGCAGGCAGCTGCCCGACCCTAAGTGCACGGAGGACGTTCCGTCTCGTCCCCCCGCCACTGCCGTGGAGCGAGCCCTGGCCCACATCTGGCAGGACCTTCTCGGCCGCAAGAACATCGGCATCGACGACAACTTCTTCTCTCTGGGCGGCAATTCCCTCACGGGCCTGCGCATGATCGCGCGCATCCGGACCGAACTGCTCGAACGGATCGCGATGCGCGATCTCTTCGAGAACCCCACCATCGCCGGGCTCGCGCTCCTGTGCGATCGACCGGCCGACGGCGCGGGAGACCGGGCCATGCTGGCCGACCGGTCACTCGTTACGCTGAAAGCCGGCCAGGAGAGCGGCAGGAAACTGTTCTGCGTGCACCCGAGTGGGGGCAGCGTCCATTGGTTCCGGCCCATCGGCGCCGTACTACGCCCCGAGGACGCTCTGCTTGGCTTCCAACTCCTCGAACTGGAGCTGGCCCAGGCGTCGACGCCCGTCTCGGTGGCAAGCCTCGCATCCCGTTACCTGGATGAGCTGCGTATCCTCCAGCCCGTCGGGCCGTATCACCTGCTCGGCTACTCCTGGAGCGGTGTCGTCGCACTGGAGATGGCGACACGGCTCCAGGAGGCCGGCGAGGCGGTCGCGTCGCTGGCCCTAGTCGAACCGACTCTTCCAGACCCGTTCACGCTGGCCACTCTGCGGCCCATAATCCAGGTGCACCGGCGCTGCGCCCGGTTGATCGACGACATCACGCGCGTGATGGACGGGGGCGGCGACCCCACAGCCCTGCGCGCCGAACTCGAGATGGTCCTCGCCGAGTCCGAGCTACTCCCGGACGCTGTCAGCGAGCTCACCACGGCGGCACCCATCCGTGCCGCCGGCCTGCTCTACGAGGCCTTCCACGCCCACCGGCCCACCGCCTACGCGGGCAGTGTCGATCTCATCGTCACGCAGGAATGCCGTGCGGCGAGCACGCGACGACCGTCCGCAGCTTCGGGAGTCTCGTTCCCCACGTATCTCGACAGCTGGCGGAAGATCGCCCTGGGCGGACTCACCGTCCACGACGCGGGTGGCCACCACAAGTCGGTGCTGAGTCCCGAGCACGTCCACACCGTCGCCGACGTCTTCTATGGCCAGTCCCCCACGCGGTCGGCCCAGGCATCTGCGCACCCACGAGAGGCACGATGA
- a CDS encoding branched-chain amino acid aminotransferase family protein: protein MGKPGVVASNRERHSYRSLAGARPCGMVRLGKRPGTGWRYESVTSVGEPSDAVTLFRPDAGVHVRLWPDGVLTALRPDFLATRFARAVRRRRLPDFPRAQFLGAVERLAHHCRPLLRDPESAIYLCPDMTAENGPRRWVFQLSAYLLPSAFATGFAPLYLRWDAGMLPHGLHLCWVDAAQAHLVLAPVASDDVSVLARASVASLAPRWGLRVRARQLSVAQWYRLNQQGRVSEAFVCGGPALVQQVGRIGLGDQSQPVGSGQPGPTVIAVRRHLFRLQQGQAADPNRWMLPLR from the coding sequence GTGGGCAAGCCTGGTGTCGTCGCGTCGAACCGTGAGCGGCACTCGTACCGCAGCCTGGCCGGGGCACGCCCGTGCGGCATGGTCCGCCTGGGCAAGCGGCCCGGGACCGGGTGGCGGTACGAGTCGGTCACCTCTGTCGGTGAGCCCAGCGACGCCGTGACGTTGTTCCGGCCCGACGCCGGGGTGCATGTGCGCCTGTGGCCCGACGGGGTGCTGACGGCGCTGCGCCCTGACTTCCTCGCCACCCGCTTTGCCCGCGCCGTCCGTCGGCGTCGGCTCCCCGACTTTCCGCGGGCACAGTTCCTCGGCGCGGTCGAACGGCTGGCACACCACTGCCGCCCGCTGCTGCGTGATCCGGAGTCCGCCATCTACCTGTGCCCGGACATGACCGCCGAGAACGGGCCCCGGCGCTGGGTCTTCCAGCTCTCCGCGTACCTGCTCCCCTCCGCGTTTGCAACGGGCTTCGCGCCCCTGTACCTGCGCTGGGACGCAGGGATGCTGCCCCATGGACTGCATCTGTGCTGGGTGGACGCCGCCCAAGCGCACCTGGTGCTCGCCCCCGTCGCGTCCGACGACGTGTCGGTCCTCGCACGGGCCTCCGTCGCCTCCCTCGCCCCGCGGTGGGGGCTACGGGTGCGCGCGCGACAACTGTCGGTGGCGCAGTGGTACCGGCTCAACCAGCAGGGGCGGGTCTCGGAAGCGTTCGTGTGCGGCGGCCCCGCGCTGGTGCAGCAGGTAGGCCGGATCGGGCTGGGCGATCAGAGCCAACCGGTGGGAAGCGGGCAGCCGGGGCCCACCGTGATCGCCGTTCGGCGCCACCTCTTCCGGCTTCAGCAAGGCCAGGCCGCCGACCCGAACCGTTGGATGCTGCCGCTGCGATGA